The following proteins are encoded in a genomic region of Oreochromis aureus strain Israel breed Guangdong linkage group 8, ZZ_aureus, whole genome shotgun sequence:
- the LOC116319850 gene encoding V-type proton ATPase 16 kDa proteolipid subunit-like, with product MSTNEGPEYSPFFSAMGASAAMVFSALGAAYGTAKSGTGIAAMSVMRPELIMKSIIPVVMAGIIAIYGLVVAVLIANNTAEKQSLYKSFLQLGAGLSVGLSGLAAGFAIGIVGDAGVRGTAQQPRLFVGMILILIFAEVLGLYGLIVALILSTKG from the exons ATGTCGACTAACGAAGGCCCCGAGTACTCCCCGTTCTTCTCAGCGATGGGTGCCTCTGCGGCGATGGTGTTCAGCG CCTTGGGAGCAGCCTATGGCACAGCCAAGAGCGGTACAGGTATTGCTGCCATGTCTGTGATGAGGCCAGAGCTCATCATGAAGTCAATCATCCCCGTGGTCATGGCGGGTATCATAGCCATTTACGGCCTGGTAGTAGCAGTGCTGATTGCCAACAACACCGCAGAGAAGCAGTCACTTTACAA gaGTTTCCTCCAACTTGGAGCTGGGCTGAGCGTGGGCCTCAGCGGGCTGGCAGCAGGTTTTGCGATCGGCATTGTTGGCGACGCGGGCGTGAGGGGCACAGCTCAGCAGCCAAGGCTTTTCGTGGGCATGATCCTCATTTTGATTTTTGCTGAGGTCTTGGGTCTCTATGGGCTTATTGTTGCTCTCATCCTCTCCACAAAAGGGTAA
- the nubp2 gene encoding cytosolic Fe-S cluster assembly factor nubp2: protein MFEIKNMEEINDGNLAQVRHVVLVLSGKGGVGKSTITTELALALKHAGKKVGILDVDLCGPSIPRMLSMGRPDVHQCDSGWVPVYTDAQKSLALMSIGFLLEDPDEAVVWRGPKKTALIGQFVSDVAWGELDVLLVDTPPGTSDEHLAVLENLKKHRVDGAILVTTPQAVSTGDVRREITFCKKTGVRILGIVENMSGFVCPHCSECSNVFSKGGGEELAKMTGSVFLGSVPLDPLLSASIEEGRDFAESFPDSATFSAISSISQTLLNSLQTD, encoded by the exons atgtttgaGATCAAAAATATGGAAGAAATTAATG ATGGAAACTTAGCCCAGGTACGACACGTTGTGTTGGTGCTGTCAGGGAAAGGAGGAGTGGGAAAGAGCACCATCACCACAGAGCTGGCCCTGGCCCTGAAGCATGCTGGGAAGAAG GTTGGCATCCTCGACGTTGACCTCTGTGGGCCAAGCATTCCACGTATGCTGAGTATGGGCCGGCCCGACGTCCACCAGTGTGACTCGGGTTGGGTGCCGGTGTACACTGATGCCCAGAAGAGCTTGGCCCTTATGTCCATTGGCTTTCTATTGGAGGACCCAGATGAAGCTGTGGTGTGGAGGGGTCCCAAGAAAACAG CTTTGATTGGCCAGTTTGTGTCAGATGTAGCTTGGGGAGAGCTGGATGTGCTGCTGGTGGACACGCCGCCCGGGACATCAGATGAGCATTTGGCCGTACTGGAAAACCTTAAGAAGCACAGAGTGGATGGAGCCATTTTGGTCACCACCCCTCAG GCAGTATCTACAGGCGATGTGAGAAGAGAGATCACCTTCTGCAAGAAGACAGGTGTACGGATCCTGGGCATCGTAGAGAACATGAGTGGAtttgtttgtccacactgctct gagTGCAGTAATGTATTCTCAAAGGGCGGTGGTGAAGAGTTGGCCAAAATGACTGGGTCTGTGTTTCTAG GTTCTGTGCCATTGGATCCTCTTCTCAGCGCCAGTATAGAGGAGGGCAGAGACTTCGCAGAGTCATTTCCTGATAGCGCCACCTTCAGCGCCATTAGCAGTATTTCGCAGACTTTGCTCAACAGCCTACAAACTGACTGA
- the spsb3b gene encoding SPRY domain-containing SOCS box protein 3 isoform X1, which yields MSHCNTVSRKTTARTAMLRRGRNGRARHLAWNQTWQETDAMAVIQSSDREEQEGQTAAQISYLEPEVDYRAGFQTVSEVVALPSTVPVKQEYFFHCDPEEELSPGLGVISDCLYEEDDQGFDWVWDDHCKSSGAFLSCDNRKVSFHSDYSCGTAAIRGNKELADGQHYWEIKMTSPVYGTDMMVGVGTSEVNLEKFKYNFGSLLGHDEDSWGLSYTGLFQHKGDKIKFSSRFGQGSIIGVHLDTWHGTLTFYKNRHCIGVAARRLHNKKLYPMVCSTAAKSSMKVMRACYTPTSLQYLCCARLRQMLPCCPDLFNALDLPPGLRVLLHIQLGWVFSLSSSPEPSEEQEDFGKTSLPSSHSPNPSPSPVSSACASPSPCTSPIPNTDPYPSPQTHSSACSCPPTPPSSDYESCCSEPEDYQCKRCRWT from the exons ATGAGCCACTGCAATACAGTGAGCAGGAAGACTACTGCAAG AACTGCAATGCTGAGAAGAGGCAGAAATGGACGCGCTCGGCATTTGGCCTGGAATCAAACCTGGCAAGAGACAGATGCCATGGCTGTGATCCAGTCATCAGACAGAGAGGAGCAGGAGGGTCAGACAGCCGCACAG ATCAGCTACTTGGAGCCTGAGGTGGATTACCGGGCCGGTTTCCAGACTGTCTCCGAGGTGGTGGCATTGCCAAGCACAGTACCAGTGAAACAGGAGTATTTCTTCCACTGTGACCCAGAGGAAGAGCTCAGCCCTGGTCTCGGCGTCATCAGTGACTGCCTCTATGAGGAGGACGATCAGG GTTTTGACTGGGTGTGGGATGATCACTGTAAGTCCTCTGGAGCCTTTCTGAGCTGTGACAACAGGAAGGTGAGCTTTCATTCAGACTACAGCTGCGGCACCGCTGCAATCCGTGGCAACAAGGAGCTCGCAGACGGCCAACACTACTGGGAAATCAAGATGACCTCCCCTGTCTACGGGACAGATATG ATGGTGGGAGTTGGGACTTCAGAGGTGAACCTGGAGAAGTTCAAGTACAACTTTGGCAGCCTGCTGGGCCATGATGAAGACAGCTGGGGGCTCTCCTACACCG GTCTGTTCCAGCACAAAGGGGACAAAATAAAATTCTCTTCTCGGTTCGGTCAAGGCTCGATCATTGGAGTGCACCTGGATACGTGGCACGGCACCCTCACCTTCTACAAGAACCGGCACTGCATAG GTGTGGCTGCAAGAAGGTTACACAACAAGAAGTTGTACCCCATGGTGTGCTCCACAGCAGCCAAGAGCAGCATGAAGGTGATGCGGGCCTGCTATACACCCACCTCCCTGCAGTACCTTTGCTGTGCAAGGCTGCGCCAAATGTTGCCGTGCTGCCCAGACCTGTTTAATGCCCTGGATCTGCCCCCCGGCCTGCGTGTCCTCCTCCACATACAGCTGGGCTGGGTCTTCAGTCTCAGCAGCAGTCCCGAACCCtcagaggagcaggaggatttCGGCAAGACGAGCCTACCTTCGAGCCACTCCCCCAACCCGAGCCCGAGCCCGGTATCCAGTGCCTGTGCCTCCCCCAGCCCCTGCACCAGTCCGATTCCCAACACGGACCCTTACCCGTCACCTCAAACTCATTCCAGCGCTTGCAGCTGTCCCCCAACTCCTCCCAGCAGTGACTACGAGAGCTGCTGCTCCGAGCCGGAAGATTATCAGTGCAAAAGGTGCCGTTGGACTTGA
- the spsb3b gene encoding SPRY domain-containing SOCS box protein 3 isoform X2: protein MSHCNTVSRKTTARTAMLRRGRNGRARHLAWNQTWQETDAMAVIQSSDREEQEGQTAAQISYLEPEVDYRAGFQTVSEVVALPSTVPVKQEYFFHCDPEEELSPGLGVISDCLYEEDDQGFDWVWDDHCKSSGAFLSCDNRKVSFHSDYSCGTAAIRGNKELADGQHYWEIKMTSPVYGTDMMVGVGTSEVNLEKFKYNFGSLLGHDEDSWGLSYTGLFQHKGDKIKFSSRFGQGSIIGVHLDTWHGTLTFYKNRHCIGVAARRLHNKKLYPMVCSTAAKSSMKVMRACYTPTSLQYLCCARLRQMLPCCPDLFNALDLPPGLRVLLHIQLGWVFSLSSSPEPSEEQEDFGKTTVTTRAAAPSRKIISAKGAVGLDHVVQRRRCLTKKNERKKENWHTAFLPLPQISPFVDHREIF, encoded by the exons ATGAGCCACTGCAATACAGTGAGCAGGAAGACTACTGCAAG AACTGCAATGCTGAGAAGAGGCAGAAATGGACGCGCTCGGCATTTGGCCTGGAATCAAACCTGGCAAGAGACAGATGCCATGGCTGTGATCCAGTCATCAGACAGAGAGGAGCAGGAGGGTCAGACAGCCGCACAG ATCAGCTACTTGGAGCCTGAGGTGGATTACCGGGCCGGTTTCCAGACTGTCTCCGAGGTGGTGGCATTGCCAAGCACAGTACCAGTGAAACAGGAGTATTTCTTCCACTGTGACCCAGAGGAAGAGCTCAGCCCTGGTCTCGGCGTCATCAGTGACTGCCTCTATGAGGAGGACGATCAGG GTTTTGACTGGGTGTGGGATGATCACTGTAAGTCCTCTGGAGCCTTTCTGAGCTGTGACAACAGGAAGGTGAGCTTTCATTCAGACTACAGCTGCGGCACCGCTGCAATCCGTGGCAACAAGGAGCTCGCAGACGGCCAACACTACTGGGAAATCAAGATGACCTCCCCTGTCTACGGGACAGATATG ATGGTGGGAGTTGGGACTTCAGAGGTGAACCTGGAGAAGTTCAAGTACAACTTTGGCAGCCTGCTGGGCCATGATGAAGACAGCTGGGGGCTCTCCTACACCG GTCTGTTCCAGCACAAAGGGGACAAAATAAAATTCTCTTCTCGGTTCGGTCAAGGCTCGATCATTGGAGTGCACCTGGATACGTGGCACGGCACCCTCACCTTCTACAAGAACCGGCACTGCATAG GTGTGGCTGCAAGAAGGTTACACAACAAGAAGTTGTACCCCATGGTGTGCTCCACAGCAGCCAAGAGCAGCATGAAGGTGATGCGGGCCTGCTATACACCCACCTCCCTGCAGTACCTTTGCTGTGCAAGGCTGCGCCAAATGTTGCCGTGCTGCCCAGACCTGTTTAATGCCCTGGATCTGCCCCCCGGCCTGCGTGTCCTCCTCCACATACAGCTGGGCTGGGTCTTCAGTCTCAGCAGCAGTCCCGAACCCtcagaggagcaggaggatttCGGCAAGACGA CAGTGACTACGAGAGCTGCTGCTCCGAGCCGGAAGATTATCAGTGCAAAAGGTGCCGTTGGACTTGACCACGTGGTCCAGCGGAGGAGATGTTTGACAAAAAAgaacgaaagaaagaaagaaaattggcACACAGCTTTTCTACCGTTGCCACAAATTTCTCCTTTTGTTGATCACAGAGAGATATTTTAG
- the LOC116319887 gene encoding probable crossover junction endonuclease EME2 isoform X1, protein MSVVRRAKTWEISESEDSDAETKPGLSCDDSRQTASTEKQEQGSYSSAANRGGSAALAPPPAGGSGKPSPARKRRSKEEIEEDRLKVKERKEARERQRAARAQEKEERRQEQQRRREAAQTLKSLRPENCLKCITVCIHPALLQQDGSDVLLDTLVSLDWKFSIESDQLVSSIAWTRDLPQQGEGAMVAVVEEEEEQVLLVLNLADFMDVVISVKRIIHSEGMETGVGSFWSPLLEFLNRDAKKVVTLLVTDSEPDYRSNAQAVPLQYKLGMDHLDIEEVLVYLQLYKNISVVFLDSWQEVTDHVCAVTKALSKRPFKVLTEGAELPFCVDGSWASGVRVEKDGSCLIQVWSRQIQQLNRVSPAVASAVTASYPSPQLLLQAYNSLRSEEDRKGLLAGLLAKSGGKERRVGPEISARVYRCLTVHNPQLVLD, encoded by the exons ATGTCTGTGGTACGGAGAGCTAAAACGTGGGAAATCTCTGAATCTGAGGACAGCGACGCTGAAACAAAACCCGGTTTGAGCTGCGATGACAGCAGGCAGACAGCCAGCACAGAAAAGCAGGAGCAGGGTTCATACAGTTCAGCAGCAAATAGGGGAGGGTCTGCTGCTCTGGCCCCTCCACCAGCAGGTGGGTCCGGTAAACCGAGTCCTGCGAGGAAACGTCGTAGTAAGGAGGAAATAGAAGAGGACAGACTGAAAGTGAAGGAGAGgaaggaggcgagagagagacagagagcggCCAGAGcccaggagaaggaggagaggagacaggagcagcagaggaggagagaggcggCCCAGACCCTCAAGAGTCTCCGGCCAGAAAACTGCCTCAAATGCATCACTGTCTGCATACACCCAG CTCTTCTGCAGCAGGATGGCTCGGACGTCCTGCTGGACACTCTGGTTTCCCTTGACTGGAAGTTCAGCATCGAGAGCGATCAGCTCGTTAGCAGCATTGCCTGGACCCGAGATTTACCTCAG CAGGGAGAAGGTGCCATGGTCgcagtggtggaggaggaggaggagcaggtgcTTCTGGTCCTGAATCTGGCTGatttcatggatgtagtgatcTCTGTGAAAAGA ATTATCCACAGCGAAGGGATGGAGACAGGGGTGGGGTCTTTCTGGAGTCCGCTTTTGGAGTTTCTCAACCGTGATGCCAAGAAGGTGGTCACTCTGTTAGTAACAGACTCTGAGCCAGATTACAG GTCAAACGCCCAAGCTGTGCCACTACAATACAAATTGGGGATGGATCATCTGGACATTGAGGAG GTTCTCGTGTATCTACAGCTCTACAAAAAtatctctgtggtcttcctggATAGCTGGCAGGAGGTCACTGATCATGTTTGTGCTGTCACCAAAGCTTTGTCCAAACGCCCTTTCAA AGTCCTGACAGAGGGAGCAGAACTGCCCTTTTGCGTGGATGGCTCATGGGCCAGTGGGGTCCGGGTAGAGAAGGATGGCTCCTGTCTGATTCAGGTCTGGAGCAGGCAGATCCAGCAGCTGAACAGAGTCAGCCCTGCTGTGGCCTCTGCTGTGACCGCGTCCTATCCATCTccccagctgctgctgcag GCTTACAACAGCTTGCGGTCAGAGGAGGATAGAAAAGGGCTGCTCGCCGGCCTCTTGGCGAAAAGCGGCGGCAAAGAGAGACGCGTGGGACCGGAGATATCAGCCAGAGTCTATCGCTGCCTCACAGTCCACAACCCCCAGCTGGTCCTGGACTAA
- the LOC116319887 gene encoding probable crossover junction endonuclease EME2 isoform X2, with translation MSVVRRAKTWEISESEDSDAETKPGLSCDDSRQTASTEKQEQGSYSSAANRGGSAALAPPPAGGSGKPSPARKRRSKEEIEEDRLKVKERKEARERQRAARAQEKEERRQEQQRRREAAQTLKSLRPENCLKCITVCIHPALLQQDGSDVLLDTLVSLDWKFSIESDQLVSSIAWTRDLPQGEGAMVAVVEEEEEQVLLVLNLADFMDVVISVKRIIHSEGMETGVGSFWSPLLEFLNRDAKKVVTLLVTDSEPDYRSNAQAVPLQYKLGMDHLDIEEVLVYLQLYKNISVVFLDSWQEVTDHVCAVTKALSKRPFKVLTEGAELPFCVDGSWASGVRVEKDGSCLIQVWSRQIQQLNRVSPAVASAVTASYPSPQLLLQAYNSLRSEEDRKGLLAGLLAKSGGKERRVGPEISARVYRCLTVHNPQLVLD, from the exons ATGTCTGTGGTACGGAGAGCTAAAACGTGGGAAATCTCTGAATCTGAGGACAGCGACGCTGAAACAAAACCCGGTTTGAGCTGCGATGACAGCAGGCAGACAGCCAGCACAGAAAAGCAGGAGCAGGGTTCATACAGTTCAGCAGCAAATAGGGGAGGGTCTGCTGCTCTGGCCCCTCCACCAGCAGGTGGGTCCGGTAAACCGAGTCCTGCGAGGAAACGTCGTAGTAAGGAGGAAATAGAAGAGGACAGACTGAAAGTGAAGGAGAGgaaggaggcgagagagagacagagagcggCCAGAGcccaggagaaggaggagaggagacaggagcagcagaggaggagagaggcggCCCAGACCCTCAAGAGTCTCCGGCCAGAAAACTGCCTCAAATGCATCACTGTCTGCATACACCCAG CTCTTCTGCAGCAGGATGGCTCGGACGTCCTGCTGGACACTCTGGTTTCCCTTGACTGGAAGTTCAGCATCGAGAGCGATCAGCTCGTTAGCAGCATTGCCTGGACCCGAGATTTACCTCAG GGAGAAGGTGCCATGGTCgcagtggtggaggaggaggaggagcaggtgcTTCTGGTCCTGAATCTGGCTGatttcatggatgtagtgatcTCTGTGAAAAGA ATTATCCACAGCGAAGGGATGGAGACAGGGGTGGGGTCTTTCTGGAGTCCGCTTTTGGAGTTTCTCAACCGTGATGCCAAGAAGGTGGTCACTCTGTTAGTAACAGACTCTGAGCCAGATTACAG GTCAAACGCCCAAGCTGTGCCACTACAATACAAATTGGGGATGGATCATCTGGACATTGAGGAG GTTCTCGTGTATCTACAGCTCTACAAAAAtatctctgtggtcttcctggATAGCTGGCAGGAGGTCACTGATCATGTTTGTGCTGTCACCAAAGCTTTGTCCAAACGCCCTTTCAA AGTCCTGACAGAGGGAGCAGAACTGCCCTTTTGCGTGGATGGCTCATGGGCCAGTGGGGTCCGGGTAGAGAAGGATGGCTCCTGTCTGATTCAGGTCTGGAGCAGGCAGATCCAGCAGCTGAACAGAGTCAGCCCTGCTGTGGCCTCTGCTGTGACCGCGTCCTATCCATCTccccagctgctgctgcag GCTTACAACAGCTTGCGGTCAGAGGAGGATAGAAAAGGGCTGCTCGCCGGCCTCTTGGCGAAAAGCGGCGGCAAAGAGAGACGCGTGGGACCGGAGATATCAGCCAGAGTCTATCGCTGCCTCACAGTCCACAACCCCCAGCTGGTCCTGGACTAA
- the mfsd1l gene encoding major facilitator superfamily domain-containing protein 1 isoform X1: MAQPAEKTNTMAQPAEKAYYRFVVLFFNCLLTFGSYFCFDIPSVLQDQFQGNLTCPNATVINGTVDCVEGLGMTPQQYNLLYAIYAWTNAVVVILAGFLIDKLGNRFGVFLFSFLCVLGSSLFALGSHFKGSPYLLPLMLTGRLLFGSGNGSLTIVQNRITAFWFKGKELALAFGLTLAFSRLGSVLNFFLTQKFEEKYGMQWTLWGGALLCVLGFTSAVVVSTLDKIGMRQLGLDGAIQEESRKVRIQDVKLLSVRYWLLVLTIMFFYNGIFPFIADASKFIQDKYSYYSQKEAAYIAGAVYDSSLVLSASVGILIDYVGLRGVFAVACAVLTLPVFGLLAFTFVPPLVSTIWLGVTYSFAAASMWPSIPLVVPQATLGTAMGLATSVQMIGIGISNLVVGQILGTKSSETKIPLWRWQRMMIFMLANTISCIVTSVLLNIVDHRQGGTLNKTTKKSGQAPRDPDREPLTQAEDEPNEEDGDAVGSRSINS; this comes from the exons ATGGCGCAGCCGGCGGAAAAAA CTAACACGATGGCGCAGCCAGCGGAGAAAG CATACTATCGCTTTGTGGTGCTCTTCTTTAACTGTCTGCTGACCTTTGGGTCCTACTTTTGCTTCGACATTCCCAGTGTGTTACAGGATCAGTTCCAAGGG AACCTGACGTGTCCCAATGCGACAGTGATCAATGGGACAGTGGACTGTGTGGAGGGACTGGGGATGACCCCTCAGCAGTACAATCTTCTCTATGCCATCTATGCTTGGAC GAATGCAGTAGTGGTGATCCTGGCTGGATTCCTCATTGACAAATTAGGAAATCGCT TCGgtgtgtttctcttctcttttctctgtgttttgggCTCATCGCTGTTTGCTCTCGGCTCCCACTTCAAGGGATCTCCCTACTTGCTGCCGCTAATGCTTACAGGCCGTCTGCTGTTTGGATCAGGCAATGGATCTCTGACTA TTGTTCAGAATCGCATCACGGCCTTCTGGTTCAAAGGGAAGGAGTTGGCTTTGGCTTTCGGCCTGACCCTGGCCTTCTCGCGGCTGGGCTCGGTGTTGAACTTCTTCCTCACACAGAAGTTTGAAGAAAAATATGGCATGCAGTGGACACTCTGGGGTG GAGCACTGTTGTGTGTGCTGGGTTTCACTTCTGCTGTCGTTGTCAGCACCTTGGACAAGATTGGAATGAGGCAGCTGGGTCTCGATGGAGCCATCCAAGAAGAGTCTCGCAAAGTG agGATTCAGGATGTGAAGCTCCTGTCAGTAAGATACTGGCTGCTGGTTCTCACCATCATGTTCTTCTACAACGGCATCTTCCCCTTCATTGCTGATGCAAG CAAGTTCATCCAGGATAAGTACAGCTACTACAGCCAGAAGGAGGCGGCTTACATTGCAGGAGCAGTCTATGACAgctcactggtcctctcagcCAGCGTGGGCATTCTCATT GATTATGTGGGTCTGCGGGGAGTCTTCGCAGTGGCATGCGCCGTCCTCACGCTGCCCGTGTTTGGACTCCTGGCTTTCACTTTTGTCCCTCCTCTGGTTTCAACCATATGGCTGGGAGTCACCTACTCCTTTGCTGCT GCCAGCATGTGGCCGTCTATTCCACTCGTCGTACCTCAGGCGACTCTGGGAACTGCCATGGGCCTGGCCACCTCCGTACAGATGATTGGGATCGGGATCTCCAATCTCGTTGTTGGACAGATACTAGGCACCAAGTCCAG TGAAACTAAGATCCCGCTGTGGCGTTGGCAGAGGATGATGATCTTCATGTTGGCCAACACCATCAGCTGCATTGTGACCTCAGTGCTGCTTAACATTGTTGATCACAGACAG gGTGGGACCCTGAACAAGACAACCAAGAAGTCAGGGCAGGCACCGAGAGACCCAGACCGAGAGCCACTCACCCAGGCAGAGGATGAGCCAAATGAGGAAGATGGTGATGCTGTTGGATCTCGTTCTATCAACTCTTGA
- the mfsd1l gene encoding major facilitator superfamily domain-containing protein 1 isoform X2, protein MTPQQYNLLYAIYAWTNAVVVILAGFLIDKLGNRFGVFLFSFLCVLGSSLFALGSHFKGSPYLLPLMLTGRLLFGSGNGSLTIVQNRITAFWFKGKELALAFGLTLAFSRLGSVLNFFLTQKFEEKYGMQWTLWGGALLCVLGFTSAVVVSTLDKIGMRQLGLDGAIQEESRKVRIQDVKLLSVRYWLLVLTIMFFYNGIFPFIADASKFIQDKYSYYSQKEAAYIAGAVYDSSLVLSASVGILIDYVGLRGVFAVACAVLTLPVFGLLAFTFVPPLVSTIWLGVTYSFAAASMWPSIPLVVPQATLGTAMGLATSVQMIGIGISNLVVGQILGTKSSETKIPLWRWQRMMIFMLANTISCIVTSVLLNIVDHRQGGTLNKTTKKSGQAPRDPDREPLTQAEDEPNEEDGDAVGSRSINS, encoded by the exons ATGACCCCTCAGCAGTACAATCTTCTCTATGCCATCTATGCTTGGAC GAATGCAGTAGTGGTGATCCTGGCTGGATTCCTCATTGACAAATTAGGAAATCGCT TCGgtgtgtttctcttctcttttctctgtgttttgggCTCATCGCTGTTTGCTCTCGGCTCCCACTTCAAGGGATCTCCCTACTTGCTGCCGCTAATGCTTACAGGCCGTCTGCTGTTTGGATCAGGCAATGGATCTCTGACTA TTGTTCAGAATCGCATCACGGCCTTCTGGTTCAAAGGGAAGGAGTTGGCTTTGGCTTTCGGCCTGACCCTGGCCTTCTCGCGGCTGGGCTCGGTGTTGAACTTCTTCCTCACACAGAAGTTTGAAGAAAAATATGGCATGCAGTGGACACTCTGGGGTG GAGCACTGTTGTGTGTGCTGGGTTTCACTTCTGCTGTCGTTGTCAGCACCTTGGACAAGATTGGAATGAGGCAGCTGGGTCTCGATGGAGCCATCCAAGAAGAGTCTCGCAAAGTG agGATTCAGGATGTGAAGCTCCTGTCAGTAAGATACTGGCTGCTGGTTCTCACCATCATGTTCTTCTACAACGGCATCTTCCCCTTCATTGCTGATGCAAG CAAGTTCATCCAGGATAAGTACAGCTACTACAGCCAGAAGGAGGCGGCTTACATTGCAGGAGCAGTCTATGACAgctcactggtcctctcagcCAGCGTGGGCATTCTCATT GATTATGTGGGTCTGCGGGGAGTCTTCGCAGTGGCATGCGCCGTCCTCACGCTGCCCGTGTTTGGACTCCTGGCTTTCACTTTTGTCCCTCCTCTGGTTTCAACCATATGGCTGGGAGTCACCTACTCCTTTGCTGCT GCCAGCATGTGGCCGTCTATTCCACTCGTCGTACCTCAGGCGACTCTGGGAACTGCCATGGGCCTGGCCACCTCCGTACAGATGATTGGGATCGGGATCTCCAATCTCGTTGTTGGACAGATACTAGGCACCAAGTCCAG TGAAACTAAGATCCCGCTGTGGCGTTGGCAGAGGATGATGATCTTCATGTTGGCCAACACCATCAGCTGCATTGTGACCTCAGTGCTGCTTAACATTGTTGATCACAGACAG gGTGGGACCCTGAACAAGACAACCAAGAAGTCAGGGCAGGCACCGAGAGACCCAGACCGAGAGCCACTCACCCAGGCAGAGGATGAGCCAAATGAGGAAGATGGTGATGCTGTTGGATCTCGTTCTATCAACTCTTGA